The genomic segment CATACGTGATCCTCGCCACTGTGACTCAAAGCAAGGGCACCGAGCAATATAACAAATTCATCGATCTGGAAAAGCAAGCCGCCAAAGCAGTGGGCAAAAAAGCCGATGACCTGAAAAAGCAACGCGACGCCGCCAAAGCCTCTGCCAATAGTTTTTTCCGCAGAGCCGATGAACAGCTAAAAACCGCCCGCAGCAAAACCACGGATAAAGACGCTGTGAGTGATATCAACGCACGTAGCGCCCGCCTAACAAATCTGATCAGCCAAAGCAACTAAAGCCATATAGCACGGTCACTTGTGATTGTGCAGAGTATATCAACCGGCACCCTTTTTAAGTGGACGCCGGTTTTTTTTTATTGGGCTAAGTCCCTTATTGATGTGTCAGGTTCATCGCTACCATCGCCGACGGGGACGTCGGCGTTCCATGATGTAGCGCAGCATACCGATGCTGCGCTACATTCAAGACCCGTATTATTTGAAAGCTTCCATGCCACTGAAATCGCGGCTGGGATTGAAGCTTTGCAGGATCTGCAGATCGCTGGCGGATATTTCGTCAAGCGCCATGCGGGTAAGCAATTCACCCATTCCGGGTCCCAGCATAAATCCTTGCCCGCACATACCGACGGCGTTGATCAGATTGGCGTATGCCTCCGTTTTTCCCACGATGGGAAAGCCATCCGGAGTCATCGGATATTGCCCGCGCCAGGTTCTGCGCACTTTGAGAAAGCGCAGTCGGGGATATACTTCCAGCATGCGTTTGGAACACATCGGCAGAAAGCTTGAAGTAGAACGGTTGTCGATTCCGAGGATGGGCGGATCGGGTGTGAAACAAAAACAGACCTGTCCTTCGCAGTTTTGATAGAAATAGAAATTCGCGGAACCGGGACGTTTGCGCAGATCGATCACCATCGGACCCGTGAAGGGTGCCACTGGCTCAGTGATTCCGGCTTCATGGTTGTCTGGAAAGACGGGTAAATCGATATTCAGCAATGTGCCAAGCTCTCTGGCGTTGGCTCCTGCTGCATTGATGATCACGCTCGCGGCGTAGCATCCTTTGTCGGTGATGACTTTATTGATGATACTGTTTCCAGTCTCAAATCCAATGACGCTTTCGTTGAAATTGAACTGCACTCCGAGTCTGAGCGCGTGAAAATAGTATGCAGAAGCCAGCAGCAGCGGAGAGCAGCTTCCGTCCTCCGGCGAGAAGGTGGAACCGAGCAAGCCGTTAATATTGATGCCCGGAACGAGTTCGTTGTATTCTTCAGGGCTCAGCCATTGAATGTTCAGCCCATGAGTATGCTGCACTTTCATCAGGTTTTTCAGGGCATCGGCATCCGTTTCGCTATATGCTGGAAAGCTATAACCGTTTGACATCCAACCGATACCGTCTCCCCAAACCTCTTCCCAGGTGCGCATGATCTCGATCGAGCGCAGGCAGACGTTGATTTTGCCAAAATCGCTATGCGTGGCACGCACTCCGCCGATCGCTTTCTTGTTGTTTTGCTGTCCGGGACCCTTTTCTCCATCGAGGACGAGGACGCGCAGCTTTCTTTGCGCCAGTGATAACGCTGTGGGCAGACCGATCGAACCGGCTCCGATGATGATCACGTCAAAATTGTTAGCCATTTCACTCACCATCCGGAAACTTGTCCAAAGCCACTTCGATAAAAACCGGACGCTTGGTGTTTGGCACCACGTTTTCTGTGGGAACGCCTTCCTCGCGCAGGAGTCCTTTGATCAGGGTTTCGCAGGTTTTGGCTCCGCAGGGTCCCATTCCTGCACGAGTGACGGCTTTTATCTGATTGAGATCGGTGATCCCTTTGTTG from the Candidatus Cloacimonadaceae bacterium genome contains:
- a CDS encoding FAD-dependent oxidoreductase, whose amino-acid sequence is MANNFDVIIIGAGSIGLPTALSLAQRKLRVLVLDGEKGPGQQNNKKAIGGVRATHSDFGKINVCLRSIEIMRTWEEVWGDGIGWMSNGYSFPAYSETDADALKNLMKVQHTHGLNIQWLSPEEYNELVPGININGLLGSTFSPEDGSCSPLLLASAYYFHALRLGVQFNFNESVIGFETGNSIINKVITDKGCYAASVIINAAGANARELGTLLNIDLPVFPDNHEAGITEPVAPFTGPMVIDLRKRPGSANFYFYQNCEGQVCFCFTPDPPILGIDNRSTSSFLPMCSKRMLEVYPRLRFLKVRRTWRGQYPMTPDGFPIVGKTEAYANLINAVGMCGQGFMLGPGMGELLTRMALDEISASDLQILQSFNPSRDFSGMEAFK